Proteins encoded by one window of Myxocyprinus asiaticus isolate MX2 ecotype Aquarium Trade chromosome 35, UBuf_Myxa_2, whole genome shotgun sequence:
- the LOC127426387 gene encoding cadherin-like protein 26 isoform X1, producing MNCMDTKMFYFLVLLGSLCLCSTELLRRYKRSWIIDSFDIVEEYPGPFPYELGQIKLERSYLVDFMLKGKGVDEAPKGVLSIDPKTGVIKVHCKVDFEQYNVLMLTFQARNRSNLAVDTQLGMEVNILDINDNPPVFQRKIYQVTLHEATKQGTFVVGLLATDKDEPGTLNSIIDYKLISVTPSTKNAEFFIQDSGAISFKGCLDYEAANKYTILVEAKDRGEVVKLSSTATIIVSMLDGNNHPPVITGQMGSGKVAEGTNGTSPLTIHTTDADTRSTAAWRVRYSVKGDKSGHFSIHTDPDTNNGILTVVKPLDYEEQAERKITISVENEEPYFSCEVKERSANGLWTLITNPPTLSSRDIAIAVEDVNEPPYFPKPRSKIIMEENGAIGTFVDRVTAVDPDTTHPYTLQYSVEQDPAGWVRVNETTGEIFIKESLDRESSYVTNGTYTITVIVTEKDNPKVTSTATVQIYIEDKNDNVPMLQENMVSVCQSDGMSSTEITPNDLDGDPYSGPFSFEVIGDHKEEWNFDPSHGSTVHLVKHKSVHVGLYTLVVKISDMQGRYVLQNLTVAACDCTVSPNCLLQRNTQQKVGSGVIGTIVFVSLLSLACLLLFFTCSCGNVKSLAQVDHILEDTLLPSNIEKPGTDCMVLYVLPKEASDIQSKEAPPASNGVQKISGIQQVTSKNLSPQRSSVQTDKYLSRDRSQYYPENQQTLVWKQSLYRSDSCFQGTTLSRRSSQRRHNSYFISRSAIQSLLMQRLHSIQSIENELPDHEPHRYAFADDSENFVDLDPIDMPNNEFDPELLSGLGPAFKHLALICYPEICSTAEGMKNGIR from the exons ATTAAATTGGAGCGGAGCTATTTAGTGGACTTCATGCTAAAAGGCAAAGGTGTGGATGAAGCTCCAAAGGGTGTTCTTTCTATTGATCCAAAGACAGGAGTCATCAAAGTCCACTGCAAAGTTGACTTTGAGCAGTACAATGTTCTGATG CTGACCTTTCAAGCAAGAAATAGGTCCAACCTGGCTGTAGACACACAGCTAGGCATGGAGGTCAACATACTGGACATCAACGACAACCCACCAGTCTTCCAGAGAAAGATTTATCAGGTCACTCTACATGAAGCAACTAAACAAG GCACATTTGTTGTAGGTCTATTAGCCACTGATAAAGACGAACCAGGAACTCTCAATTCCATCATTGATTACAAACTCATCTCTGTAACCCCAAGTACTAAAAATGCAGAATTCTTCATCCAAGATAGTGGCGCGATATCTTTTAAAGGATGTCTGGATTATGAG GCGGCTAATAAATACACTATACTGGTTGAAGCGAAGGACCGTGGAGAGGTTGTAAAGTTGTCAAGCACAGCTACTATAATTGTCAGTATGCTGGATGGCAACAATCATCCACCAGTTATCACAGGACAAATG GGTTCAGGTAAAGTTGCAGAGGGGACGAATGGTACCTCCCCCCTCACCATACACACAACTGATGCTGACACACGTTCCACTGCAGCGTGGAGAGTCAGATACTCTGTAAAGGGAGATAAGAGTGGCCACTTCTCCATCCACACTGATCCAGATACCAATAATGGAATCCTTACAGTTGTTAAG CCCTTAGACTATGAAGAACAAGCAGAACGAAAAATCACCATTTCTGTTGAGAACGAAGAACCCTATTTCTCATGTGAGGTGAAAGAGAGATCTGCAAATGGCCTCTGGACTCTCATCACAAATCCACCAACACTGTCCTCTCGAGATATTGCCATTGCAGTGGAAGATGTCAATGAACCCCCATATTTTCCCAAGCCAAGGAGTAAAATCATCATGGAAGAAAATGGTGCCATTGGAACTTTTGTGGACAGAGTAACAGCTGTAGATCCTGATACCACGCATCCCTACACACTACA GTATTCTGTTGAACAAGACCCTGCAGGCTGGGTCAGAGTAAATGAAACAACAGGCGAGATCTTTATAAAAGAGAGCTTGGACAGAGAGTCAAGTTATGTGACCAATGGCACTTATACAATCACTGTCATTGTGACAGAGAAGG ATAATCCTAAAGTGACAAGCACTGCTACAGTTCAAATCTACATTGAAGACAAGAATGACAATGTCCCCATGCTACAGGAGAACATGGTCTCTGTGTGCCAGTCTGATGGAATGTCGAGTACAGAGATCACTCCTAATGACCTCGACGGAGATCCATACAGTGGTCCATTCAGTTTTGAAGTAATAGGGGATCATAAGGAAGAATGGAACTTCGACCCTAGCCATG GTAGCACAGTGCATTTGGTGAAACACAAAAGCGTTCATGTCGGTCTGTACACATTGGTTGTGAAAATATCTGATATGCAGGGAAGGTATGTCCTCCAGAACCTCACTGTTGCTGCGTGTGATTGTACAGTCTCCCCAAACTGTCTGCTGCAGCGCAACACACAACAGAAAGTGGGAAGTGGTGTGATTGGAACTATCGTCTTTGTCTCGCTACTGAGTTTGG CATGCCTGCTGCTGTTCTTTACTTGCTCTTGCGGGAACGTAAAGTCTCTGGCGCAAGTGGATCACATCTTAGAAGATACCCTGTTGCCTTCTAATATTGAGAAACCTGGCACAGATTGTATG GTCCTGTATGTTCTACCAAAGGAAGCATCTGATATTCAATCAAAGGAGGCTCCTCCTGCCAGTAATGGTGTTCAAAAGATATCTGGCATTCAGCAG GTAACAAGTAAAAATTTGAGTCCTCAAAGGTCCTCGGTTCAAACGGATAAATACTTGTCCAGAGACAGATCGCAATACTACCCTGAG aaccaacagaCATTGGTGTGGAAACAGTCTCTGTATCGGAGTGACAGCTGCTTTCAG GGCACAACCCTTAGCAGGAGGAGCTCACAAAGAAGGCACAATAGCTATTTTATCAGCCGATCTGCCATACAAAGTTTGCTTATGCAG AGGCTGCATTCAATACAGTCCATAGAAAATGAGCTGCCTGATCACGAGCCTCACCGTTACGCTTTTGCGGATGACTCTGAGAACTTTGTCGACCTGGACCCCATAGACATGCCCAATAATGAGTTTGATCCTGAGCTGCTCTCTGGCCTTGGGCCAGCTTTTAAACATCTGGCTTTAATCTGTTACCCGGAGATATGCTCCACAGCAGAAGGGATGAAGAATGGGATCAGATAG
- the LOC127426387 gene encoding cadherin-like protein 26 isoform X2 codes for MARLVRADRQAKGSLCLCSTELLRRYKRSWIIDSFDIVEEYPGPFPYELGQIKLERSYLVDFMLKGKGVDEAPKGVLSIDPKTGVIKVHCKVDFEQYNVLMLTFQARNRSNLAVDTQLGMEVNILDINDNPPVFQRKIYQVTLHEATKQGTFVVGLLATDKDEPGTLNSIIDYKLISVTPSTKNAEFFIQDSGAISFKGCLDYEAANKYTILVEAKDRGEVVKLSSTATIIVSMLDGNNHPPVITGQMGSGKVAEGTNGTSPLTIHTTDADTRSTAAWRVRYSVKGDKSGHFSIHTDPDTNNGILTVVKPLDYEEQAERKITISVENEEPYFSCEVKERSANGLWTLITNPPTLSSRDIAIAVEDVNEPPYFPKPRSKIIMEENGAIGTFVDRVTAVDPDTTHPYTLQYSVEQDPAGWVRVNETTGEIFIKESLDRESSYVTNGTYTITVIVTEKDNPKVTSTATVQIYIEDKNDNVPMLQENMVSVCQSDGMSSTEITPNDLDGDPYSGPFSFEVIGDHKEEWNFDPSHGSTVHLVKHKSVHVGLYTLVVKISDMQGRYVLQNLTVAACDCTVSPNCLLQRNTQQKVGSGVIGTIVFVSLLSLACLLLFFTCSCGNVKSLAQVDHILEDTLLPSNIEKPGTDCMVLYVLPKEASDIQSKEAPPASNGVQKISGIQQVTSKNLSPQRSSVQTDKYLSRDRSQYYPENQQTLVWKQSLYRSDSCFQGTTLSRRSSQRRHNSYFISRSAIQSLLMQRLHSIQSIENELPDHEPHRYAFADDSENFVDLDPIDMPNNEFDPELLSGLGPAFKHLALICYPEICSTAEGMKNGIR; via the exons ATTAAATTGGAGCGGAGCTATTTAGTGGACTTCATGCTAAAAGGCAAAGGTGTGGATGAAGCTCCAAAGGGTGTTCTTTCTATTGATCCAAAGACAGGAGTCATCAAAGTCCACTGCAAAGTTGACTTTGAGCAGTACAATGTTCTGATG CTGACCTTTCAAGCAAGAAATAGGTCCAACCTGGCTGTAGACACACAGCTAGGCATGGAGGTCAACATACTGGACATCAACGACAACCCACCAGTCTTCCAGAGAAAGATTTATCAGGTCACTCTACATGAAGCAACTAAACAAG GCACATTTGTTGTAGGTCTATTAGCCACTGATAAAGACGAACCAGGAACTCTCAATTCCATCATTGATTACAAACTCATCTCTGTAACCCCAAGTACTAAAAATGCAGAATTCTTCATCCAAGATAGTGGCGCGATATCTTTTAAAGGATGTCTGGATTATGAG GCGGCTAATAAATACACTATACTGGTTGAAGCGAAGGACCGTGGAGAGGTTGTAAAGTTGTCAAGCACAGCTACTATAATTGTCAGTATGCTGGATGGCAACAATCATCCACCAGTTATCACAGGACAAATG GGTTCAGGTAAAGTTGCAGAGGGGACGAATGGTACCTCCCCCCTCACCATACACACAACTGATGCTGACACACGTTCCACTGCAGCGTGGAGAGTCAGATACTCTGTAAAGGGAGATAAGAGTGGCCACTTCTCCATCCACACTGATCCAGATACCAATAATGGAATCCTTACAGTTGTTAAG CCCTTAGACTATGAAGAACAAGCAGAACGAAAAATCACCATTTCTGTTGAGAACGAAGAACCCTATTTCTCATGTGAGGTGAAAGAGAGATCTGCAAATGGCCTCTGGACTCTCATCACAAATCCACCAACACTGTCCTCTCGAGATATTGCCATTGCAGTGGAAGATGTCAATGAACCCCCATATTTTCCCAAGCCAAGGAGTAAAATCATCATGGAAGAAAATGGTGCCATTGGAACTTTTGTGGACAGAGTAACAGCTGTAGATCCTGATACCACGCATCCCTACACACTACA GTATTCTGTTGAACAAGACCCTGCAGGCTGGGTCAGAGTAAATGAAACAACAGGCGAGATCTTTATAAAAGAGAGCTTGGACAGAGAGTCAAGTTATGTGACCAATGGCACTTATACAATCACTGTCATTGTGACAGAGAAGG ATAATCCTAAAGTGACAAGCACTGCTACAGTTCAAATCTACATTGAAGACAAGAATGACAATGTCCCCATGCTACAGGAGAACATGGTCTCTGTGTGCCAGTCTGATGGAATGTCGAGTACAGAGATCACTCCTAATGACCTCGACGGAGATCCATACAGTGGTCCATTCAGTTTTGAAGTAATAGGGGATCATAAGGAAGAATGGAACTTCGACCCTAGCCATG GTAGCACAGTGCATTTGGTGAAACACAAAAGCGTTCATGTCGGTCTGTACACATTGGTTGTGAAAATATCTGATATGCAGGGAAGGTATGTCCTCCAGAACCTCACTGTTGCTGCGTGTGATTGTACAGTCTCCCCAAACTGTCTGCTGCAGCGCAACACACAACAGAAAGTGGGAAGTGGTGTGATTGGAACTATCGTCTTTGTCTCGCTACTGAGTTTGG CATGCCTGCTGCTGTTCTTTACTTGCTCTTGCGGGAACGTAAAGTCTCTGGCGCAAGTGGATCACATCTTAGAAGATACCCTGTTGCCTTCTAATATTGAGAAACCTGGCACAGATTGTATG GTCCTGTATGTTCTACCAAAGGAAGCATCTGATATTCAATCAAAGGAGGCTCCTCCTGCCAGTAATGGTGTTCAAAAGATATCTGGCATTCAGCAG GTAACAAGTAAAAATTTGAGTCCTCAAAGGTCCTCGGTTCAAACGGATAAATACTTGTCCAGAGACAGATCGCAATACTACCCTGAG aaccaacagaCATTGGTGTGGAAACAGTCTCTGTATCGGAGTGACAGCTGCTTTCAG GGCACAACCCTTAGCAGGAGGAGCTCACAAAGAAGGCACAATAGCTATTTTATCAGCCGATCTGCCATACAAAGTTTGCTTATGCAG AGGCTGCATTCAATACAGTCCATAGAAAATGAGCTGCCTGATCACGAGCCTCACCGTTACGCTTTTGCGGATGACTCTGAGAACTTTGTCGACCTGGACCCCATAGACATGCCCAATAATGAGTTTGATCCTGAGCTGCTCTCTGGCCTTGGGCCAGCTTTTAAACATCTGGCTTTAATCTGTTACCCGGAGATATGCTCCACAGCAGAAGGGATGAAGAATGGGATCAGATAG
- the LOC127426543 gene encoding zinc finger protein 420-like isoform X2 has product MMGLVSIHSFLIKRMMAAAEEIFDAVKDNVIEYQQEIERLKQENCCLRNTLAHTRSFNRAETHNDTQSNIADEVLQDPFGSELSEIRVKMEVATVVSHEPLSQASAITSVLSEESRTVDQSSIEEPLDSQLSNMQIMLKPDSINLDGNPQYSPSASSTSKLSLNRISVKTEKGADLGMNLMEHVTRDYFETKAICSNISGSHTTPNKSVSDQVIIEDDGLSTYTVPDNEQTFEGISHLNLDQHHQDTEKYPVHCEICDKPFRHHQSLKIHMRVHQRVRNYHCRFCGRGFYKSCHLREHLRIHTGEKPYGCKKCGKSFVQWNQARAHIIKHHGGDMSLLSKKKP; this is encoded by the exons ATGATGGGATTGGTGTCCATTCATTCATTTCTGATAAAGCGCATGATGGCAGCCGCCGAAGAAATATTCGACGCTGTCAAAGACAATGTTATTGAGTATCAGCAGGAGATAGAGCGTCTAAAGCAGGAGAACTGTTGCCTGAGGAACACACTGGCTCACACCAGGAGCTTCAACCGTGCAGAAACACACAATG ACACTCAGAGCAACATTGCAGATGAAGTTCTGCAAGATCCATTTGGTTCAGAACTCTCAGAAATACGAGTGAAGATGGAGGTTGCCACCGTGGTGTCTCATGAACCTTTGAGTCAAGCTTCAGCCATCACCTCTGTCCTCTCAGAAG AAAGCCGAACAGTGGATCAGAGCTCCATTGAAGAACCACTGGACTCACAGCTCTCCAATATGCAAATAATGCTGAAGCCAGACAGCATAAACCTGGATGGAAACCCACAGTACTCACCGAGTGCTTCATCAACTTCTAAACTAAGTTTAAACAGAATCTCAGTTAAGACAGAAAAGGGGGCTGATCTAGGCATGAACTTGATGGAGCATGTTACAAGAGATTATTTTGAGACAAAGGCCATCTGTTCTAATATCTCAGGGTCACATACTACTCCAAATAAAAGTGTAAGTGACCAGGTGATAATTGAAGATGATGGACTAAGCACCTATACCGTTCCTGATAATGAACAAACATTTGAGGGGATATCTCACCTGAATTTGGACCAACACCATCAGGACACTGAGAAATATCCTGTCCATTGCGAAATATGTGACAAGCCATTCAGACATCACCAGAGTCTAAAGATCCACATGCGTGTGCACCAACGAGTCAGAAACTACCACTGTAGGTTTTGTGGTAGGGGATTCTATAAGAGCTGTCATCTCAGAGAGCATTTGAGGATTCACACTGGTGAAAAACCATATGGGTGCAAAAAATGTGGGAAAAGCTTTGTTCAGTGGAATCAGGCAAGGGCACACATAATTAAACATCATGGAGGAGATATGTCACTATTATCAAAGAAAAAGCCGTAA
- the LOC127426543 gene encoding zinc finger protein OZF-like isoform X1: MMGLVSIHSFLIKRMMAAAEEIFDAVKDNVIEYQQEIERLKQENCCLRNTLAHTRSFNRAETHNDTQSNIADEVLQDPFGSELSEIRVKMEVATVVSHEPLSQASAITSVLSEGQEPTESLSHQPELLVKNEDSGGLDIQSSVAVKSDQCDQGSDSNPTVVLLGYISDGHVDLPIAEQDLHSRDEVSQKVPQSHQNTFMCKICGKSFCSKGRLRTHMIVHQSERPFSCDFCGRCFKSKIHLKEHERLHKESRTVDQSSIEEPLDSQLSNMQIMLKPDSINLDGNPQYSPSASSTSKLSLNRISVKTEKGADLGMNLMEHVTRDYFETKAICSNISGSHTTPNKSVSDQVIIEDDGLSTYTVPDNEQTFEGISHLNLDQHHQDTEKYPVHCEICDKPFRHHQSLKIHMRVHQRVRNYHCRFCGRGFYKSCHLREHLRIHTGEKPYGCKKCGKSFVQWNQARAHIIKHHGGDMSLLSKKKP, translated from the exons ATGATGGGATTGGTGTCCATTCATTCATTTCTGATAAAGCGCATGATGGCAGCCGCCGAAGAAATATTCGACGCTGTCAAAGACAATGTTATTGAGTATCAGCAGGAGATAGAGCGTCTAAAGCAGGAGAACTGTTGCCTGAGGAACACACTGGCTCACACCAGGAGCTTCAACCGTGCAGAAACACACAATG ACACTCAGAGCAACATTGCAGATGAAGTTCTGCAAGATCCATTTGGTTCAGAACTCTCAGAAATACGAGTGAAGATGGAGGTTGCCACCGTGGTGTCTCATGAACCTTTGAGTCAAGCTTCAGCCATCACCTCTGTCCTCTCAGAAGGTCAGGAACCCACTGAGTCCCTTTCACACCAGCCAGAGTTACTTGTGAAGAATGAAGATAGTGGTGGTTTAGATATACAATCATCAGTCGCAGTTAAATCAGATCAGTGTGATCAAGGTAGTGATTCAAACCCAACTGTAGTACTACTTGGCTATATCAGTGATGGTCACGTTGACCTTCCAATAGCTGAACAAGATCTGCACTCTCGTGATGAGGTGTCGCAAAAGGTGCCGCAAAGTCACCAGAACACATTCATGTGCAAGATTTGTGGCAAGTCTTTCTGCAGCAAGGGACGCTTGCGGACACATATGATAGTTCACCAGAGCGAGAGACCTTTCAGCTGTGATTTCTGTGGGAGGTGCTTTAAATCGAAAATCCATTTGAAAGAACATGAGAGACTCCATAAAG AAAGCCGAACAGTGGATCAGAGCTCCATTGAAGAACCACTGGACTCACAGCTCTCCAATATGCAAATAATGCTGAAGCCAGACAGCATAAACCTGGATGGAAACCCACAGTACTCACCGAGTGCTTCATCAACTTCTAAACTAAGTTTAAACAGAATCTCAGTTAAGACAGAAAAGGGGGCTGATCTAGGCATGAACTTGATGGAGCATGTTACAAGAGATTATTTTGAGACAAAGGCCATCTGTTCTAATATCTCAGGGTCACATACTACTCCAAATAAAAGTGTAAGTGACCAGGTGATAATTGAAGATGATGGACTAAGCACCTATACCGTTCCTGATAATGAACAAACATTTGAGGGGATATCTCACCTGAATTTGGACCAACACCATCAGGACACTGAGAAATATCCTGTCCATTGCGAAATATGTGACAAGCCATTCAGACATCACCAGAGTCTAAAGATCCACATGCGTGTGCACCAACGAGTCAGAAACTACCACTGTAGGTTTTGTGGTAGGGGATTCTATAAGAGCTGTCATCTCAGAGAGCATTTGAGGATTCACACTGGTGAAAAACCATATGGGTGCAAAAAATGTGGGAAAAGCTTTGTTCAGTGGAATCAGGCAAGGGCACACATAATTAAACATCATGGAGGAGATATGTCACTATTATCAAAGAAAAAGCCGTAA